A single genomic interval of Carassius gibelio isolate Cgi1373 ecotype wild population from Czech Republic chromosome A22, carGib1.2-hapl.c, whole genome shotgun sequence harbors:
- the LOC127942470 gene encoding beta-1,3-galactosyltransferase 2-like — MAKKTGNPHVAHPQNYRFILDQPKKCEEQKPFVVVIVPVAPQNIEARNAIRTTWGSEELVRDKLVLVFFLLGSESPNETLQEQLQSESQEYEDLLQSNFLDSYRNLTIKTLVMMDWLSRNCPQASFGAKVDADVLLNMKNLLHMLVSLKSLQRNYITGLIMYGNIVLRDPSSKFYVPHNVYPKSRYPPYPLGMCYIFSMDLPEKILHISWHIKPIFIEDAYLGMCLKRLGIAPKKPADSGQFVVRPPQRFDRCYYSGRIAILTYSQTQLISYWMDFHSAQRPC, encoded by the coding sequence ATGGCGAAAAAAACAGGGAACCCCCATGTTGCTCACCCTCAAAATTACAGATTTATCCTCGACCAGCCAAAGAAGTGTGAAGAGCAGAAGCCCTTTGTGGTGGTTATCGTCCCTGTTGCCCCGCAGAACATCGAAGCACGTAACGCCATCAGGACAACGTGGGGCAGCGAGGAGCTCGTCCGCGACAAACTGGTGCTGGTTTTCTTTCTTCTGGGCTCAGAAAGTCCTAATGAAACACTGCAGGAACAACTCCAGAGTGAGAGCCAGGAGTACGAAGACCTTCTCCAGAGCAACTTCCTGGATTCCTACAGGAATCTGACCATTAAAACCTTGGTGATGATGGACTGGCTCAGCAGGAATTGTCCACAGGCGTCCTTCGGAGCCAAAGTGGACGCCGATGTGCTCCTCAATATGAAAAACCTATTACACATGCTTGTGAGTCTGAAATCACTTCAACGTAACTACATCACCGGCTTAATAATGTATGGAAACATTGTCTTGAGAGATCCATCCAGCAAGTTTTACGTTCCTCACAATGTGTATCCTAAATCCAGATATCCTCCGTATCCTCTGGGCATGTGTTATATCTTTTCTATGGACTTACCAGAGAAGATCCTGCACATCTCGTGGCATATCAAACCTATTTTTATTGAGGACGCATATCTGGGCATGTGCTTGAAGCGTTTGGGAATCGCACCAAAGAAACCAGCAGATAGTGGACAGTTTGTGGTCAGACCACCGCAACGCTTCGATCGCTGTTACTACTCTGGACGAATAGCAATACTTACATACAGCCAGACTCAGCTCATTTCCTACTGGATGGATTTTCACTCAGCCCAAAGACCCTGCTGA